The Gordonia westfalica genome has a window encoding:
- a CDS encoding DUF7264 domain-containing protein gives MTTVTLGWEGTKAEIPSTRTVTWFSPRPIDATSGNITSWPVGAASTLYFFEGDPVRNATTPIISIPGVVEPPSIDYVVQQETLAPIIGRATHFLLTVSMPETPTQEYPLYYGKAVRRV, from the coding sequence ATGACCACCGTCACCCTCGGATGGGAGGGAACGAAAGCGGAAATCCCCTCTACCAGAACAGTGACCTGGTTTTCTCCTCGACCCATCGACGCCACCTCCGGCAACATCACATCGTGGCCGGTCGGTGCAGCATCGACCCTCTACTTTTTCGAAGGCGACCCCGTCCGGAACGCCACCACCCCCATCATCTCCATCCCCGGCGTGGTGGAACCACCCTCCATCGACTATGTGGTGCAACAGGAAACGCTGGCCCCCATCATCGGGCGGGCCACCCACTTCCTGCTCACGGTGTCGATGCCCGAAACCCCCACCCAGGAATATCCCCTCTACTACGGGAAAGCAGTCCGCCGTGTCTGA
- a CDS encoding phage tail fiber protein, with the protein MALATNAMKTALLNAYAAQGTWISLHTADPGSTGASEVSGGTPAYARQQTTWGLRRRVP; encoded by the coding sequence ATGGCACTCGCCACCAACGCGATGAAAACCGCCCTGCTCAATGCGTATGCAGCGCAGGGAACGTGGATTTCCCTGCACACCGCCGACCCCGGCAGCACCGGCGCATCCGAGGTGTCGGGCGGTACCCCCGCGTATGCCCGCCAGCAGACGACCTGGGGACTCCGGCGTCGGGTTCCATGA